A window of the Paralichthys olivaceus isolate ysfri-2021 chromosome 5, ASM2471397v2, whole genome shotgun sequence genome harbors these coding sequences:
- the LOC138407768 gene encoding flagellar attachment zone protein 1-like — protein MNKNCSRNKSKTQLTAENTALFAENTALKEQAAENAALAAENTALQKKAAKFEERAAVYSILRRKLDDNNAALTEENTALKKEIAQNTALAAEINALAAEINALAAENTALAAENAALKEQAAENAAVPAEITALVAENTALKEQAAENAAVPAEITALVAENTALKEQAAENAALKEQAAENAALPAEITALVAENTALKEQAAENAALPAEITALVAENTALKEQAAESAALAAENTALVAENSALAADNTALAKENTALAKENTALKKQVAENAALVAENTALKEQAAENAALPAENTALVAENTALQKKSAKFEERAAVYSILNDSNAALTEENTALRKEAAQNTALASEITALAEENTALKKQAAENLTKEATQKAAQLQQEELCRESRLQKMLLWLQKKLHRDSRLQKILLWLQKKLQ, from the exons ATGAATAAGAATTGCTCTAGaaacaaa tcaAAGACTCAGctgactgcagaaaacactgctctgtttgcagaaaacactgcactgaaagagcaggctgcagaaaatgctgctctggctgcagaaaacactgctctgcaAAAGAAGGCTGCAAAGTTTgaagagagagctgcagtgtaTAGTATTCTGAGAAGGAAGCTGGATGATAATAATGCAGCTctgactgaagaaaacacagctctgaAAAAGGAGAtagcacaaaacactgctctggctgcagaaatcaatgctctggctgcagaaatcaatgctctggctgcagaaaacactgctctggctgcagaaaacgctgcactgaaagagcaggctgcagaaaatgctgctgtacctgcagaaatcactgctctggttgcagaaaacactgcactgaaagagcaggctgcagaaaatgctgctgtacctgcagaaatcactgctctggttgcagaaaacactgcactgaaagagcaggctgcagaaaacgctgcactgaaagagcaggctgcagaaaatgctgctctacctgcagaaatcactgctctggttgcagaaaacactgcactgaaagagcaggctgcagaaaatgctgctctacctgcagaaatcactgctctggttgcagaaaatactgcactgaaagagcaggctgcagaaagtgCTGCtttagctgcagaaaacactgctctggttgcagaaaactctgctctggctgcagacaacactgctctggctaaagaaaacactgctctggctaaagaaaacactgcactgaaaaagcaggttgcagaaaatgctgctctggttgcagaaaacactgcactgaaagagcaggctgcagaaaatgctgctttacctgcagaaaacactgctctggttgcagaaaacactgctctgcaAAAGAAGTCCGCAAAGTTTGaggagagagctgcagtgtaCAGTATTTTGAATGATTCTAATGCAGCTctgactgaagaaaacacagctctgaggaaggaggcagcacaaaacactgctctggcttcagaaatcactgctctggcagaagaaaacactgcactgaaaaagcaggctgcagaaaatctgACGAAGGAGGCAACACAAAAGGCTGCACAGTTACAGCAGGAAGAACTATGTAGAgaaagcaggctgcagaaaatgttgctctggctgcagaaaaaactGCATAGAGatagcaggctgcagaaaattcTGCTTTGGCTGCAgaaaaaactgcagtaa
- the LOC138407769 gene encoding flagellar attachment zone protein 1-like, protein MNKNCSRNKSKTQLTAENTALFAENTALKEQAAENAALAAENTALQKKAAKFEERAAVYSILRRKLDDNNAALTEENTALKKEIAQNTALAAESNALAAEITDLAAENTALAAENAALKEQAAENAAVPAEITALVAENTALKEQAAENAALKEQAAENAALPAEITALVAENTALKEQAAESAALAAENTALVAENSALAADNTALAKENTALAAENTALKEQAAENAALVAENTALKEQAAENAALPAENTALVAENTALQKKSAKFEERAAVYSILNDSNAALTEENTALRKEAAQNTALASEITALAEENTALKKQAAENLTKEATQKAAQLQQEELRRESRLQKMLLWLQKKLHRDSRLQKILLWLQKKLQ, encoded by the exons ATGAATAAGAATTGCTCTAGaaacaaa tcaAAGACTCAGctgactgcagaaaacactgctctgtttgcagaaaacactgcactgaaagagcaggctgcagaaaatgctgctctggctgcagaaaacactgctctgcaAAAGAAGGCTGCAAAGTTTgaagagagagctgcagtgtaCAGTATTCTGAGAAGGAAGCTGGATGATAATAATGCAGCTctgactgaagaaaacacagctctgaAGAAGGAGAtagcacaaaacactgctctggctgcagaaagcaatgctctggctgcagaaatcactgatctggctgcagaaaacactgctctggctgcagaaaacgctgcactgaaagagcaggctgcagaaaatgctgctgtacctgcagaaatcactgctctggttgcagaaaacactgcactgaaagagcaggctgcagaaaacgctgcactgaaagagcaggctgcagaaaatgctgctctacctgcagaaatcactgctctggttgcagaaaatactgcactgaaagagcaggctgcagaaagtgCTGCtttagctgcagaaaacactgctctggttgcagaaaactctgctctggctgcagacaacactgctctggctaaagaaaacactgctctggctgcagaaaacactgcactgaaagagcaggctgcagaaaatgctgctctggttgcagaaaacactgcactgaaagagcaggctgcagaaaatgctgctttacctgcagaaaacactgctctggttgcagaaaacactgctctgcaAAAGAAGTCCGCAAAGTTTGaggagagagctgcagtgtaCAGTATTTTGAATGATTCTAATGCAGCTCTGACTGAGGAAAACAcagctctgaggaaggaggcagcacaaaacactgctctggcttcagaaatcactgctctggcagaagaaaacactgcactgaaaaagcaggctgcagaaaatctgACGAAGGAGGCAACACAAAAGGCTGCACAGTTACAGCAGGAAGAACTACGTAGAgaaagcaggctgcagaaaatgttgCTTTGGCTGCAGAAAAAACTGCATAGAGatagcaggctgcagaaaattcTGCTATGGCTGCAgaaaaaactgcagtaa